In Bacillus sp. DX3.1, the following proteins share a genomic window:
- a CDS encoding ATP-binding cassette domain-containing protein codes for MITLRDVIKTFQTKEGLFHGVKSVSLQVEEHDIYGIAGLSGAGKSTLLRTMNLLEKPDSGAVIVNGEDLTQLSKKDLRTARQSIGMIFQHFHLLHNKTVSDNIALPLELKSVPKEERAKRVRECLEIVGLSDKAQQFPSQLSGGQKQRVAIARALANDPKVLLCDEPTSALDPKTTISILQFLQKINKELGVTIVIVTHEMNVIKQICNKVAVMEDGEVVESFNLNDHQIKPKSEIAKLLLGVEQERGIAYVQ; via the coding sequence ATGATTACGTTACGTGATGTAATAAAAACTTTCCAAACGAAAGAAGGGCTTTTTCACGGTGTGAAATCTGTATCTCTTCAAGTGGAAGAACATGATATTTATGGAATAGCTGGATTAAGTGGCGCAGGGAAGTCAACTTTATTACGTACAATGAATTTATTGGAAAAGCCGGATTCAGGTGCAGTGATTGTAAATGGTGAAGATTTAACACAGTTATCGAAGAAAGATTTACGAACAGCAAGGCAGTCAATCGGAATGATTTTTCAACACTTTCATCTTTTGCACAATAAAACTGTATCGGATAATATTGCTCTTCCGTTAGAGTTGAAATCAGTTCCAAAAGAAGAGAGAGCAAAACGAGTACGAGAATGTTTGGAAATCGTGGGATTAAGTGATAAGGCACAGCAATTTCCCTCACAGCTCAGTGGAGGTCAAAAGCAGCGTGTTGCGATTGCTCGTGCATTAGCAAATGATCCGAAAGTATTACTTTGTGATGAACCAACATCAGCGCTTGATCCTAAAACAACGATTTCTATTTTACAATTCCTTCAAAAAATCAATAAAGAATTAGGGGTTACGATTGTAATCGTAACGCATGAAATGAATGTGATTAAACAAATTTGTAATAAGGTTGCAGTTATGGAAGATGGAGAAGTTGTGGAATCATTTAACTTAAACGATCATCAAATCAAACCAAAATCAGAAATTGCGAAACTTCTATTAGGTGTGGAACAAGAGAGGGGAATCGCATATGTTCAATAA
- the pxpA gene encoding 5-oxoprolinase subunit PxpA, whose translation MVTVDLNCDLGESFGAYQIGNDDEILPFVSSVNIACGFHAGDPSVMRQTVEKALQHGVAIGAHPGLQDLMGFGRRMMRVSPEEVYDYMIYQIGALDGFVRAAGGSMHHVKPHGALYNMAAVDPNIADVIAKAVYKVNPDLFLYGLANSEFVQAGKQYDLRVIQEAFADRTYQPNGTLTSRTEENALVTSEDNAIAQVLQMVQEEHVQAVDGSTVPIAAQTICIHGDGAHAVQFAEKIYRIFRLKNISVCAPK comes from the coding sequence ATGGTTACAGTTGATTTAAATTGTGATTTAGGAGAAAGTTTTGGGGCATATCAAATTGGAAATGATGATGAAATTCTTCCATTTGTGTCATCTGTCAATATTGCCTGTGGATTTCATGCTGGTGATCCGTCTGTGATGCGCCAAACAGTTGAGAAAGCCTTGCAGCATGGAGTGGCCATTGGGGCGCATCCAGGTTTACAAGATTTAATGGGATTTGGAAGAAGAATGATGCGTGTTTCACCAGAGGAAGTATATGATTATATGATCTATCAAATCGGAGCATTAGATGGATTTGTACGTGCAGCTGGAGGAAGTATGCATCATGTAAAGCCGCATGGGGCACTTTATAATATGGCCGCTGTAGATCCGAATATTGCAGATGTAATTGCAAAAGCAGTGTATAAAGTTAACCCTGACTTGTTTCTATATGGACTGGCAAATAGTGAATTCGTACAAGCTGGTAAACAATATGACCTTAGGGTGATACAAGAAGCTTTTGCTGATCGTACGTATCAGCCTAATGGGACATTGACAAGCCGTACAGAAGAAAATGCCCTCGTGACAAGTGAAGATAACGCAATTGCGCAGGTACTTCAAATGGTACAAGAAGAACATGTACAAGCAGTTGATGGAAGTACTGTGCCAATAGCAGCACAAACGATTTGTATACATGGAGATGGAGCACATGCAGTTCAATTTGCAGAGAAAATTTACAGAATATTCCGATTGAAAAACATTTCCGTTTGTGCACCGAAATAG
- a CDS encoding copper homeostasis protein CutC, translating to MLEVIATCLEDVKRIGQSGGNRIELISAYTEGGLTPSYAFIKKAVDAVTIPVHVMIRPHAKSFVYTAEEIEMMKEDIQIAKKHGAAGVVLGVLNEHSQIDEEKLADLLSVVDGMNVTFHRAIDEVDNVVEAVKVLRKFGKVTHILTSGGQGNIEENITVLHDMQRESQGEIQLIVGSGVTKENVRQLLHETGITEAHVGTAVREGKSCFAEIDQKRVQELAKLTR from the coding sequence ATGCTAGAAGTTATTGCAACATGTTTAGAAGATGTGAAACGAATTGGACAAAGTGGCGGAAATCGAATTGAACTCATTTCAGCATATACGGAAGGCGGATTAACGCCAAGCTATGCATTTATAAAAAAAGCAGTGGATGCAGTAACAATCCCTGTTCATGTTATGATACGCCCACATGCCAAGTCATTTGTATATACGGCAGAAGAAATTGAAATGATGAAAGAGGATATACAAATTGCAAAGAAACATGGTGCAGCAGGCGTTGTTTTAGGTGTTTTAAATGAACATAGTCAAATTGATGAAGAAAAATTAGCAGATTTATTATCTGTAGTGGATGGAATGAATGTAACATTTCATCGTGCGATAGATGAAGTGGATAATGTAGTAGAAGCGGTAAAAGTATTACGAAAGTTTGGAAAGGTGACCCATATTTTAACATCTGGTGGCCAGGGGAATATAGAGGAGAACATTACTGTACTACATGATATGCAAAGAGAGAGTCAAGGAGAAATACAACTCATCGTTGGTAGTGGTGTGACGAAAGAGAATGTACGACAATTGCTTCATGAAACGGGAATTACAGAAGCTCACGTTGGTACAGCTGTTCGAGAAGGAAAATCTTGTTTTGCTGAAATTGACCAAAAGCGTGTACAGGAACTAGCAAAATTAACACGATGA
- a CDS encoding IclR family transcriptional regulator, which yields MSLNKTAVKIMDILELFYEHQALTLMEMVKLTGMPKTSVYRLIGSLEEMGFLQKTINGTYKLGLVFLRFGQLVSDRLSLRNIAKPYMETLRADIGQAVNLIIQDGSEAIYIEKVDGAQPVRVYTAIGRRAPLYAGACPRILLTYFSKEEQEKYIEEVQLIQFAKGTILDKNQLRNMLQKAKSDGYTMSYSELENHTAAVAAPVFANNGKVIAGISISGLEIEYNEATIPQFIEKLTETAKCISMELGWREEKEGI from the coding sequence ATGAGTTTAAATAAGACGGCAGTAAAAATAATGGATATTTTAGAGTTGTTTTATGAACATCAGGCTTTAACTCTGATGGAAATGGTGAAACTTACAGGTATGCCGAAAACTTCTGTATATCGACTCATTGGCTCGCTTGAAGAAATGGGCTTTTTACAAAAGACAATAAATGGTACATATAAACTTGGTTTAGTATTTTTACGATTTGGCCAACTTGTTTCTGACAGGTTATCGTTACGAAATATTGCAAAACCGTATATGGAAACATTAAGAGCTGATATTGGACAAGCTGTAAATTTAATTATTCAAGATGGAAGTGAAGCGATTTATATCGAAAAAGTGGATGGAGCTCAGCCCGTTCGCGTTTATACAGCTATTGGACGACGTGCGCCTTTATATGCCGGGGCGTGTCCACGTATTTTGCTTACTTATTTTTCTAAAGAAGAACAAGAAAAATATATAGAAGAGGTCCAACTTATACAATTTGCAAAGGGAACTATACTTGATAAAAATCAGTTACGAAACATGTTACAAAAAGCAAAAAGTGATGGGTATACAATGAGTTATTCTGAACTTGAAAATCATACAGCGGCAGTTGCAGCACCTGTTTTTGCAAACAATGGAAAAGTGATTGCTGGAATTAGTATTTCAGGATTAGAAATAGAGTATAACGAAGCAACAATTCCACAATTTATTGAAAAATTAACGGAGACGGCAAAATGTATTTCAATGGAGCTTGGCTGGAGGGAAGAGAAAGAAGGGATATGA
- the pxpB gene encoding 5-oxoprolinase subunit PxpB yields MKFAALGDQAVVVTFGNEIDMNIYENVQGLCHALNQNPFPGMVECVPSYTSVTVYYDLYTLWKKNDRNVPYDYVCQYIEVLLQDEQSRNMKPYDSIVIPVCYGGKYGPDLEDVAAYHHLSIEEVIRIHSGATYFVYMLGFTPGFPYLGGMPEELAIPRKQIPRLQIAAGSVGIGGNQTGIYPLETPGGWNIIGRTPISLFRPEEENPTYVKSGMYLRFVSITEDEFQDWEGLAT; encoded by the coding sequence ATGAAATTTGCAGCATTAGGAGATCAGGCAGTTGTTGTTACATTTGGAAATGAGATTGATATGAACATATATGAAAATGTACAAGGTTTATGTCATGCGTTAAATCAGAATCCATTTCCTGGAATGGTTGAGTGTGTTCCATCGTATACATCTGTGACTGTTTATTATGACTTGTATACGCTATGGAAGAAAAATGATAGGAACGTACCATATGATTATGTATGTCAGTATATTGAAGTGCTCTTACAAGATGAGCAGTCTAGAAATATGAAACCGTATGATAGTATTGTAATTCCTGTTTGTTATGGGGGGAAATATGGTCCTGATTTAGAAGATGTCGCAGCGTATCATCATTTAAGTATAGAGGAAGTCATTCGTATTCATAGCGGAGCGACGTATTTTGTTTATATGCTAGGATTTACTCCAGGATTTCCATATTTAGGCGGAATGCCAGAGGAACTTGCAATTCCTCGAAAACAAATACCACGTTTACAAATAGCAGCTGGCTCAGTTGGAATTGGTGGAAATCAGACAGGTATATATCCACTTGAAACGCCAGGTGGATGGAATATTATTGGGCGAACACCGATTTCTTTGTTTCGTCCAGAAGAAGAAAATCCTACTTATGTAAAGAGTGGAATGTATTTACGATTTGTATCAATAACAGAAGACGAGTTTCAAGATTGGGAGGGGCTTGCTACATGA
- the lepB gene encoding signal peptidase I, whose translation MKKSKKEEVRSWIKTIVITAGIAFVFRGILFTPSLVQGESMMPTLENEERVIVNKIGYNLQGVNRFDIIVFHGKEGYDLVKRVIGLPGDNIEYKNDVLYVNGKSIEEPYLQEFKEQLSEGNLTPDFSIEQITGKQKVPEGYVFVLGDNRKVSKDSRMFGFVSKEQIVGKGEVVFWPLQQARAL comes from the coding sequence ATGAAAAAAAGCAAGAAAGAGGAAGTACGTTCATGGATTAAAACGATAGTAATCACGGCAGGAATTGCTTTTGTTTTTCGGGGTATTTTATTCACTCCTTCCCTTGTACAAGGAGAATCCATGATGCCTACTTTAGAGAATGAAGAAAGAGTGATCGTGAACAAGATAGGCTACAATTTACAAGGTGTAAATCGCTTTGATATTATCGTGTTTCATGGAAAAGAAGGCTATGATTTAGTAAAACGAGTAATCGGTTTACCAGGAGATAACATAGAGTATAAGAATGACGTTCTGTATGTAAACGGAAAGTCGATTGAAGAACCCTATCTGCAAGAATTTAAAGAACAATTATCCGAGGGGAATTTGACACCTGATTTTTCAATCGAACAAATAACTGGTAAGCAGAAAGTACCGGAAGGGTATGTATTTGTACTGGGAGATAATCGTAAAGTTTCAAAAGATAGCCGTATGTTTGGATTTGTTTCAAAAGAACAAATCGTTGGAAAAGGTGAAGTTGTATTTTGGCCATTGCAACAAGCAAGAGCGCTGTAA
- a CDS encoding biotin-dependent carboxyltransferase family protein translates to MNAEVLHAGMYTTVQDLGRYHYQQYGVPVGGTMDQVALRIINMLVGNEENEAGLEITITGPKILIKKPTLLAVGGANIEPLLNGKRIPLWRPILAEEGSMLCFGKAQSGCRAYVTFAGGIEVPCVMGSKSTYVRGALGGIKGRALKKGDQFQISTASEFANLVMKQLQNKNKEVTCWGVCSRYLPKYSYRPIIRVVPGFESNQFTEESLHAFFTKEYKVSNYADRMGYRIEGEELLRTEEVELLSSAVTFGTIQVPSGGQPIILMADRQTTGGYPRIGNVVSTDIPLLAQLKPGDYVSFSKISIEEAQQLYIKQEQNMHLLKRFIALQV, encoded by the coding sequence ATGAACGCCGAGGTTTTACATGCAGGAATGTATACAACCGTTCAAGATTTAGGAAGATATCACTATCAACAATACGGTGTACCTGTAGGCGGCACCATGGATCAAGTTGCATTAAGAATAATTAATATGCTAGTCGGAAATGAAGAAAATGAAGCAGGTTTAGAAATTACGATAACGGGACCGAAGATTCTTATAAAAAAACCAACGTTACTTGCTGTTGGAGGTGCAAATATAGAACCTCTTTTAAATGGAAAACGAATTCCGTTATGGCGTCCCATTTTAGCTGAGGAAGGGAGTATGCTTTGTTTCGGAAAGGCACAATCTGGATGTAGAGCATATGTAACATTTGCAGGAGGTATTGAGGTTCCTTGTGTAATGGGGAGTAAAAGCACATATGTACGTGGTGCCTTAGGTGGAATAAAAGGCCGGGCATTGAAAAAAGGTGATCAGTTCCAAATTAGTACAGCCTCAGAATTTGCAAATCTTGTAATGAAGCAATTACAGAACAAAAATAAAGAGGTAACATGCTGGGGTGTATGTTCTCGTTACTTACCAAAGTACAGTTATCGCCCAATCATTCGAGTGGTCCCTGGATTTGAATCTAATCAATTTACAGAAGAGAGTCTGCATGCATTTTTTACGAAGGAATATAAAGTATCCAATTATGCAGATCGTATGGGATATCGTATAGAAGGAGAAGAACTTTTACGAACAGAAGAGGTCGAACTATTATCAAGTGCTGTTACATTTGGAACAATTCAAGTGCCATCTGGTGGACAGCCAATTATTTTAATGGCTGATCGACAAACAACAGGAGGATATCCTCGTATTGGTAATGTAGTTTCAACAGATATACCGCTGCTTGCACAATTAAAACCAGGTGACTATGTATCTTTTTCTAAGATTTCTATTGAGGAAGCACAGCAGCTCTACATAAAACAAGAACAAAATATGCATTTATTAAAAAGATTCATTGCCTTACAAGTGTAA
- a CDS encoding methionine ABC transporter permease — translation MFNNVIPLLPEIWTSILQTFLMVGLSVGAAIIFGVPLGVILYFTSKGQILEQNIVHRILNGIVNIIRSFPFIILLVALVPLTRTLLGTTIGPIAATIPLSVAAIPYFARLVEQALREVPKGVIEAAEAMGATPFQIVWKVLLVEARSGLVLSLTVLTVSFISYSAMAGVVGGGGVGDLAIRFGYYRFQTDVMVVTVLMLVILVQSVQFIGNKIAARIDKR, via the coding sequence ATGTTCAATAATGTCATCCCACTACTTCCCGAAATTTGGACATCAATTTTGCAAACATTTTTAATGGTAGGACTTTCTGTTGGAGCCGCGATTATCTTTGGTGTTCCATTAGGTGTAATTCTATATTTCACAAGTAAAGGGCAGATTTTGGAACAAAATATTGTACACCGTATATTAAATGGGATTGTAAATATTATTCGTTCATTTCCATTTATTATTTTATTGGTGGCACTTGTACCGCTTACACGTACGCTATTAGGAACTACAATTGGTCCAATTGCTGCAACGATTCCATTGTCAGTAGCCGCGATTCCATATTTTGCAAGGCTGGTAGAACAAGCATTACGTGAAGTTCCAAAAGGAGTAATTGAAGCTGCTGAGGCAATGGGAGCAACGCCATTTCAGATTGTATGGAAAGTTCTACTTGTTGAAGCTCGATCAGGTCTTGTTTTAAGTTTAACAGTTTTAACGGTGAGTTTTATTTCTTATTCGGCTATGGCTGGCGTTGTAGGAGGCGGTGGTGTTGGTGATTTGGCTATTCGTTTCGGCTATTACCGTTTCCAAACCGATGTTATGGTTGTTACAGTATTAATGCTTGTCATTCTTGTTCAATCTGTCCAATTTATTGGAAATAAGATTGCTGCACGTATTGATAAAAGATAA